One Bdellovibrio bacteriovorus str. Tiberius DNA segment encodes these proteins:
- a CDS encoding porin has protein sequence MKKFLIAALATTTMTSAAQAGTLNLDLRADYNSTSYDESPLQDFSKFYFKTGRLDYQGKATEDLSFRVRLAFNKSATQLATDSAQTAVEYAFLTHKMSEMFALSVGRFNTEFGGFEGATSGADLYLTSQFYTMSGPAGALAGDNFGTANLLYMTGVKGTLTFGDQNVYIMATNEKADEGAAGAAFDQNTSMMGIVWRGGWMEKALMTNLSYHTMNGVASGDKNQFMTAGVMWNAKPMMFSLDYLMSENKLDAGDKDTVTSIVAKFAYTGMEQWTPRLEFQTSEEKREIGVEETNKFIGYGVVVEYKPYTDTNFRYHLSYNNVKEEPETGDDITSQEIVLGARLMADFLK, from the coding sequence ATGAAAAAGTTTTTGATTGCAGCTCTTGCTACAACAACGATGACTTCTGCAGCTCAGGCCGGAACTTTGAATTTGGACCTGCGTGCAGACTACAACTCAACCTCTTACGATGAATCCCCTTTGCAGGATTTCTCCAAGTTCTACTTCAAGACGGGTCGCTTGGATTATCAAGGCAAAGCTACGGAAGATCTTTCCTTCCGCGTTCGTCTTGCATTCAACAAGAGTGCAACCCAGCTTGCCACCGACAGCGCACAAACTGCGGTTGAGTATGCTTTCCTGACTCACAAAATGTCTGAAATGTTCGCTTTGTCCGTTGGTCGCTTCAACACTGAATTCGGTGGCTTCGAAGGCGCTACGAGCGGTGCGGATTTGTACCTGACTTCCCAATTCTACACAATGTCCGGCCCTGCTGGTGCTCTTGCTGGCGACAACTTCGGCACAGCGAATCTGTTGTACATGACTGGTGTTAAAGGAACTTTGACCTTTGGCGATCAGAATGTGTACATCATGGCGACCAACGAAAAAGCTGATGAAGGTGCTGCGGGAGCTGCATTCGACCAAAACACTTCCATGATGGGTATCGTGTGGAGAGGTGGCTGGATGGAAAAAGCCCTGATGACAAACCTTTCTTACCACACCATGAACGGCGTTGCGAGCGGCGACAAAAACCAGTTCATGACTGCGGGTGTGATGTGGAATGCAAAACCAATGATGTTCTCTTTGGACTATTTGATGTCTGAGAACAAACTGGATGCTGGCGACAAAGACACTGTGACTTCCATCGTGGCGAAATTCGCTTACACTGGCATGGAACAATGGACTCCACGTTTGGAATTCCAGACTTCTGAAGAAAAGCGCGAAATTGGCGTTGAAGAAACCAACAAATTCATCGGTTACGGTGTAGTTGTTGAGTACAAACCGTACACTGACACGAACTTCCGCTATCACCTTTCCTACAACAACGTGAAAGAAGAGCCAGAAACTGGCGACGACATCACAAGCCAGGAAATCGTTCTAGGTGCCCGCTTGATGGCGGACTTCCTAAAATAA